In Lactiplantibacillus pentosus, the sequence AGCCCATGGCGAACGGCTGAACGCGCAACTTGTCGCGGCGGTCTTCCAAAAAAGTGGCCTCAACGCTCGTTATTTGGATCCTAAAGACGCTGGTATGGTCGTCACGGACGTGCCAGATGATGCGCAAATCATCAAGAGTAGCTATGATCAGCTCGCCAAATGGGCCAATAGCGAACAAATCTTAGTGATTCCCGGCTTTTTTGCCTATAACCGAAACGGTCAGATTTGTACCTTTTCACGCGGTGGCTCCGATATTACCGGTGCCATCATCGCCCGCGGGGTCAATGCCGACCGCTACGAAAACTTTACGGATGTCGATGCCATCTACGCGGTCAATCCCAGCCTAGTGGAAAAGCCAGCAGCCATCAGTGAAATGACGTTTACCGAAATGCGTGAACTTTCTTACGCCGGTTTCTCGGTTTTCCACGACGAAGCCTTGATTCCTGCAATTGAAGGCAACATCACTGTCAACGTCAAAAATACCAATCATCCGGAAGCACCAGGTACGCTGATTCAATCAACGCGTGAACCGAACCCAGACTTCCCAGTGACCGGTATCGCGAGCTCTTCCAGTTTTTGTTCACTATACTTACGTAAATATCTGTTGAACAAGGAGGTTGGGCTCGGCCGCAAGATTCTAACGATTTTAGAAAATCACCACATTAGTTATGAGCACATGCCATCCGGGATCGACGATTTGACCATCATTTTCGATGAGCACCAATTAACACCAGAACTCGAGAAAACGCTGGTTGCCGAAATTTCAGCGGCGATTAACCCGGATGAAATTTATTTCACCCATGACTATTCGATTCTGATGTTGGTCGGTGAAAACATGCGCAACCGGGTCGGCATCATGTCCCGGGCAGCGACTGCCTTAGCCGAAAACAACATCAAGCTAATTATGGTCAACCAGGGTGCGTCCGAAATCTCCATCATGTTCGGTGTGCACGATAACGATGCGGATCAAGCCGTGGTTGCGTTGTACCACGAATTCTTCAAAGCATAGGCACTAGCGACGTCGGCTTAGCGTACATGACAAGTTGACAAGTTCATCTGACCGGGCTAGTTCGTCAAGCTGCTGGTCATACACGCTACCTCAAACTAGATTCAGCCCAAACAGATGTTGTCTCGAATCCAATTTGAGTCCACTATCTGACAGGCATATTATTGTAAACTATTAAAAAATCTGTTGATAGCCATCATCAAATTGATGGCTATCAACAGATTTTTTCATCCAGTAATAACGATTGATTTAAATCACGCTAACTTAGTTCTCAACCTTCTGATTACCAAACCACTTCTTATTGATCTTGTCTAACGTGCCGTTAGCTTTCAAGGTCTTCAGTCCAGCATTGATCTTCTTGCGCATCGTCTTATCGCCCTTCCGCATCCCAACGGCGAAGTCTTCGGACTTGAAAGTGCCCTGTGTTTCGTTGTAATCCGCTGAATTGGCTTCGTGCTTGATATAATAGTTCGCATAGACGCTATCAATCAATAATCCCTTAATACGACCGGCATTCAGATCCAAGAAGGCATTCGTAAAGGTATCGTATTGAACAGGCGTCTTCTTAGCAATCTTGTCTTTCAGGAGCTTGGGATTATTTTCAAGTGATTCATAACCCGAGGAACCTGACTGCACACCCAGCGTTTTACCCGTCATATCATCAAATGAGTTGATATGATTCTTCTTCAACGAAACTAAGACTTGCTTGTTCTTCAAATAAGTATCGCTAAATGCCACGACTTTTTCCCGTTGTGGATTCTTCGTATACCCATTCCAGATCAAATCAATCGTTCCGTTACGCAATTCAGTCGCGTTCATAGACCAGTCAATCGTTTGAAAACTAATTTTGATACCGTACAGCTTGAAGACGGCGCGTGCCAAGTCAATATCGTAGCCGACTAACTTCCCCGACTTTTCACGAAAGCCCATCGGCACAAAGCTATCATCCAAACCGACGACCACGTAGCCCCGCTTTTTGATCGTCGACCAGGTGTCCTGCGTATCCGCACGCTGCGTCACATTCTGACCACAGCCACTCAATGTCGTCGCGACACCCATCAACATCACCAGCAGCAGGCCTAGCGAAAATAATCTTTTCTTCATCTATTATGCCGCCTCCTACTGTTGTTTATTCGGTTCAACGTGGAACATTTCATCCGCAATATTTTCAGCGAAGGTCAAATCATGGGTCACGACGATTTGGGTCATGCCATCCGCCTTTAATCCCAAAATCAACTTTTCAACTTCTTGACGCAAATTCGGATCTAGCGCTGAGGTCGGTTCATCGTAGCAGAGCACATTAGGCCGCATTGCCAGTGCCCGTGCGATTGCGACCCGTTGCTTTTGACCACCAGATAATTGGAACGGATACTGGTCGGCGTGGTCACCTAAGTTCAAGCGGTCTAATAGCGTCTGGGCTTGTTTCGTGGCTTCATCGGTAGATTGTTTCAAGACCATCGTTGGCGCTAACGTGATATTTTGCATCACGGTCAAATTGGGGAACAGTTCAAAGTTTTGGAACACGACCCCAATCACACTGTCATTACTGCGATTTGTGTATGGGTCAAACGGTTGTCCGTCAACCAGAAACTCGCCAGCGTTGACTTTTTCAAGTCCGGTAATGCAGCGTAGCAACGTGGTCTTCCCAGCGCCAGATGGGCCAACGATACTCAGAATCTCGCCGTCCTTAACGGTTAAGTTCAAATCCTTGATGATGGTACGGCTGCCAAAACTTTTGGTAATATTTTTGAGTTCTAACATATGATGACCTCCCTATTTCCAGTAACTGTAGTGTTTTTCGACGCGTCCGAGGATAAAGGTCGTGACCGCCGTTAGGGCTAAGTAGATGACCCCCACGAGTACCAATGGAATCAACGTCACATCGCGTGAAGTGGCAACGTTGCCGGCACGCAATAAGTCGCCCAATCCGATGACGTAAACTAAGGATGAATCCTTGATCAAGTTAATGACTTCATTTCCGACTGATGGTAAGACGATTTTGATCACTTGTGGCACTACGATCTTCCGAATCGTTTGCCAGTAGCTCAACCGTAGCACTCGTGCACTCTCATATTGACCGTTATCGATCGATTGTAAGCCACCACGAAAGATTTCCGCAAAGTAGGCACCGTAGTTCAAGATGAAGGCAAAGAGCGCCGCGTAGTACCGTGGAAAGACGATGCCAATCAGTGGCAGTCCGTAGAAGACGAAGATTAATTGAAGTAATAATGGCGTGCCCCGCATCAGCCAAACGTACAAGTGTAATAACCATTGCAGTGGCTTGAAGTTGGTCATCATGCCGAGCCCGACGACTAACCCTAATGGTAACGACCCAATCAAGGTCCAAATAAAGATTTTAAGTGTCATAACGGCACCAGATAATAATGATGGCAATATTTCTAATATATAGTGCATGTGCTTTCCCTCCCAAATTTACAGGTCACAAGTCATTTTGTCTATCGATCGTCATGATTTGAGGAACTAAAAAAACCGTCCACTCAAGCCTAACGCTCAAGAGGACGGTCATCCGTGGTTCCACCTCAGTTCGTAATAACCTCACAGTTATTACCTCAGGGAGTTTCGTGATAATAAAAAAATCGTCCTTAGGTCATCATACCTAAGAGGACGATTTAATCGCGGTTCCACCTCATATTCATTAGTTGCTCACACAACTAACCTCAACGAGTTTATCACTAAACTCCGCCGCTAACGAGGCCAACCGGAACGACCTACTTACTTCAGTCGTCCAACTCACAGATGTGGTTCGTCATAAGTCTTGGTTATCTTCCCATCATCGATAACTCGCTGAACAAGATGCTCACAACTACTCTTCTGTTCCCTGTTTTTTAATGTTGAATCCATACTAATTGAAAATTAATCAACCGTCAAGCCTTTTTTACTTGTTGCGATGAAAAATTCCGGCAATTCGTGACCAAACACCCGCTTTAGGGGTCTCCAAATTCATCAATGGCACCGTCTCGCCTTCGATTCGACGCGCAATGTTTCGGTAACCCTGCGACGCTGGATTCTTAGGATCCAAGACGATGGGTTCCCCATTGTTAGAAGTCCGAATGACGGCATCATCATCAAACACGATTCCTAATAGATCAATCGACAAGTGATGGGTAATCTCATCAATATCCATCGTCTCGCCATCTTGCATCATGCGCGTCCGAATCCGGTTAATGACTAGCTTGGGCGCTTCAGCTAACGGATATTGTTCTAGTAAACCGACGACCCGGTCGGCATCGCGAATGGCTGAGATTTCTGGCGTTGAGACAATAATTGCCGCATCAGCACCCGCAATCGCATTCATGAAGCCTTGTTCAATTCCGGCTGGACAATCTAACAGAACGTAGTCAAAATCAGGCTTCAACTCATCCACGATGGCCCGTACCTGGTCCGGATTCAAGGAATCCTTATCCGCATTTTGCGCTGCGGGTAACAGGAATAAGAGGTCATCAAACCGCTTGTCCTTAACTAGCGCTTGCCGTAATTGTGCCCGGCCCGCGACCACATCCACAATGTCATAGAGGATTCGGTTGTCGAGACCAAGAATCACGTCCAAGTTACGCAACCCAATATCTAAATCAACTAAGCAAACTTTCTTGCCCATTAATGCAAGGGCCGTCCCTAAATTGGCCGTCGTGGTCGTCTTACCAACGCCACCCTTACCAGAGGTGATGACAATTGCTTTTCCCATCAAATCCGTCCTCCATTTCGTGTAAATAGCTTCGGTCGTACCCGTTTTAATTGATTAAGTGGCTGATAGTCTAACGCTTGAATGTCGTTGATATAAACCACATTGGTCCCCTCAACGACTTTTTCGAGGTCAACTAATTCTAACAATTCGCCCACTCGCACCCGCGGTACCGTTGACAATGGGCTGACGATGACCGCGTCGTTATGGTCGGGATAGCCGGCTTCCAGGGCACCGTGAATCTCGCCCATCACAAAGATACTCCCAGTGGCTCGGAGCACCCCGCCCTCATGAATCTTACCGAAGAACAGCACGTCCCCCGTAATTTCAACGACTTGACCGTTACGAATAATCTGATTAACTAAGTGAACCGTATCGCGTTCAATCATCGCGAGCGCATCAGCGGTCAAAATCACGTCCGCCGTGAGCTTATGAATACTGAACAACGGATACTGCTGAATCAACTGCGTGACTTTTTGACTCTGGTCAGCCGTTAACAGCCGACTTGCTGTATCTAAATCAAACGAGATCTGCTCATCACTGGTGTTATCAGCCTGCAAGCGGTCGAGTAAGACTTTCAAGTCAACCATAATATCGTCAAAACTGGCCGCTTGACGCAAAATTAATTCATAGCCATCATTGCTGGCCTTTAAAACCACACTCTGCTGCATGTTAGAATTCCTTTCTGCCGACTAAATAACACTCAGATATAACCGACGCATTGGATAATATAAAATCACAAAGATTGCTAGGTTGACCGCAATCGTTGGTCCTAGCGTGTACACGGCAAAGTCCGCCAAACTACTTGAGATGACGTGCCCCATCGTGTACCAAATGTACGTAAATGCTTCTAAAATCGTTAAATTGATAATATAAATCATCAGTAATGTCAAAAAATTCAAATCCAACCAAGGTTTGATCTGTCGGCATAAATACACGATCAACGGTAAGCCCACCATGTAGACGCCGAAGACCCCGGTATAATACCAGTCAAAGACCAACCCGACAAAGGTCGCCCAGATGCCGACTGGTAACGCGTCGTGATCATCCAAGAAGACGGCGAAGACCAACCACAGTAAGGTCAGATGTAGCACACTGGCATAGGGATAGCTGAACAAATGCCCAGCAAAGACATTCGAGAGCGAGCCGTCTAAAAAGAGTGCAACAAATAACCCGATTGGAAAAATGACTCTTAATCTTGAGAAACTCACCGTTGCACCTCCCTATTGTTCAGCGACCGTCACGACCGTTAAGTCACTCAAGTCAGCTGCGGGCGTAATTTCAACTTCGGAAGCCAGCCCATAATCATCCTGCTTGACCTTGGAAACCTTACCAACGTACAGGCCTTTTGGCGTATTCCCACCCAGACCACTCGTGACGACTTTATCGCCCTTCTTGATCTTAACGTTAGAGGTCACGGAGCCCATCTCTAGCAAATTGCTACTCTTATCATAGCCTGAAATAATCCCATTAACGGTCTTACCAGCACTATTGGTAATTTGAATGGCAAATTTATTGGCGGAAGAACTCGTGTTAGAAATCAACTCAACCTTCGAATTGGTCTGATTGACTTCGACGACCCGGCCAATCAAACCAGATTGTGACATGACGGGCATGTTCTTCTTAACGCCGGCCGTCGCACCTTTAGAAATCACCAATTGGTTCATCCATGAAGAAGGTGTCCGGGTCAAAACATTAGCCGTCACCGTTGTGTAATCAGATAGCGAGTCGTTCAGTTTGAGCTCCTTGCGTAACTGTTTGTTTTCGGCACGCGTCGTTTGCGCACTGACCTTGGCTTGGGCCAATTGGTCAACTTGTTTCTTTAATTTTTGATTTTCTTGATAGGTGTTCAACAAGTCAGAAACTGAGTTGGTCGCGCTTTGTAAACCATTAACCGGCCAGGCAATCACCCGGTCAACCGCACCCGCCACGTCATTTCCAAATTGTTGAATCAATGGTGGTGTTGATTTTTTATCACGAATGGCCACTGAGACACTCATCAAGCCGAAACTAATAATGAAGATAACAATTGCAATTACCAGTTTACGGTTAGAAAAAAACTTTTGCATAATGAACCCCCGGTCGAAAATTCAATGAGTTAACAATAAATAAGCGGGAAGACGTCTTCCCGCTCACCTGTTATCGCTTTTTCATAACGTCGATGCTCTTGAGTGATTCACCCGTCCCAACGGCAACGCAGTCGAGCGGTTCGTTTGCGATGAATACTGGAACTTTGGTTTCATCTGCAATCACTTCAGAAAGATTCTTCAATAAAGCACCACCACCGGTCAAAACAATCCCGTGGTCAATTACGTCTGAGGCAATTTCTGGGGAAGTTTCTTCAAGTGTTTCTTTGATAGCAGAAATAATTTCAGAAACGACTTCTTGAATCGCTTCGGAAACGTCTACTGACGAAATTTCAACCGTCTTTGGTAATCCAGATAACAGATCCCGACCCCGAATGGTTGAGCCTTCGATTTCTTCAGCTGCTTCTAAGGAAGCTGAACCACAATCAATTTTGAGTTGTTCTGCGGTCCGTTCACCGATTAGCAAGTTAAACTTCTGACGAACATGATAAATGATTGAATCATCAATCTTATCACCGGCCATTCGAATTGAACGGCTTGACACGATCCCACCTAACGAAATCGTAGCCACGTCGGTCGTCCCACCACCAATATCAACGACCATGCTACCAGTTGGATCCATTACTGGCAAACCGGCACCAATCGCAGCGGCAAATGGTTCTTCGATAACGTACGCGTCACGCGCACCGGCTACTCGAGTTGCATCGATAACGGCCCGCTTTTCAACTTCTGTGACACCACTAGGTACACAAACCATCACGTAAGGCTTCCCATTTGAGCGGCCTAACGTCTTTTGAATAAAGTACTTCATCATCGCAACCGTCGTATCGTAGTCTGCGATGACCCCGTCCTTCATTGGTCGAATCGCCACAATACTTGCTGGCGTTCTCCCAATCATATCCCGTGCTTCTGAACCAACTGATACAATTTCACCAGTCTTCGTGTTCTTCGCAACTACGGATGGTTCCCGTAATACGATGCCCTTGCCGTCAACGTACACAATTGTGTTGGCAGTACCGAGATCGATCCCGATATTTTTTGTCCCAAATCCGAACACTATATTCATCCCTTCATCATTAACAAATTTAATTTTTTATTTTAGTCATAATAGTAAGTATTATAGCATAGTCGCACTGCATTGAAAAAGCACTGCCTGAAACCTAGCATACCGTAAATCAATAAAAAATACAGTTTCACTATTTAACTTAGATAAAATTTAACAAAAAACGCGATCAGGCCGATGAACAATCGGTCCTAACCCCGTTATTTTACCACATTCTATTGCGAATCCGTATTACAATTTATTAAGCCCTGTTCCGCAAAACTATAGTAATCGTTTACACCGACAATAAAACTATCCAACAATGGCATTCCCATCAATTCACAAGCCAATTGGAGCCGCTTGGTAAATTCAATATCCTTAGTGGATGGTGTGACGTCACCACTGGGATGATTGTGAACGATAACGATTCTCGCTGTCACCGTCATCAGTGCCAACTTAATGATTTCGCGTGGCTGTGCGGGACAACTGTTGATTGTCCCCTGAAAAACGACTTCACGCCGTAATACACTGTTCTTGGTATCCAGGCACAAGAGTTGCAGCTGTTCCTGCTCCAGATGCGCATAATCTTCTAACAGCGTCCGCGCTAACTGTTCACTACCATACACCTGGTCTAACAATCGACGCGCCGGGCGTGGCAATAACTGCCCACATCGTAATCCGATTATCAGTCGGTTCCACACTGGATCCTTAGACGATTCATGTAACCAATCCGTCGCTTCCTCTAACGGATACGACCGTTCAAACATCCAGACAGCGTGATCGACCTCCTCCGCTGGTAAATACGTCGCAAAATACTGCTGAACTAACTCATGCGCTTGGGTCACTGGTACGTATGCCTCTTCTAATATCGTCATCAAAAACACCCTTTCTAATTAGTAGATACGCAAGCACGACGAGTCTCCATTATTTTTATGGAAGTTTTTTAAAAAAGTTTTTTTGAAAAAGTTTTTTTGAGTAACATTATTTATCATTGAAACGTGCCACATTGTCGGATGTCTGTCCGTCTGCACATGCTCATCCTACGTCGACTTCTGGGGCCGGCTGACAATTGCTGGAACATAGCCGACGTCGATTTGAACTCACACAGAAAACCACTGTGCAATTTCAAATACGAGTCTTATTCTAAGCCGGAAGCACCCCACTTCCGACTAAGAATAATTTGGCTATTGAGCATTGTCAGCCGGCCCCGCCAGTCGGGAAGCCACTCGAATGGCAGATGAACGGCCACCAATCTGGGTACAATTGACCTCTGAATATTAAGTGACTGGTCCTTCAAGCAAACTTTTAATTGGCCTCAATAATGTTTTATCACGCTTAATCACTGAAAAATCAGTTGAATTTTATCGACTAAATTCAACGGACATTAATCTTGAATTTGGTCGATAAATTACCTTCGTTTATAATTTGAGACTTTACTATCTCAAACGACTAAGGAAAGTTCTGACAAATTCAGTGAAACTGCTGATTTGAAAAGTTAAAACATGGGTTAGGAAGCTTAGCTATCATTCGAAACTAGTCTGACAGTGGAATATCAAAATATCTGTGGGCTAAGAATCAACGACTAATCCAACAAAAAGTTGGGTCCACAAATGTCTGCCTTTCGAGTACCATCCCAGGCTGGAAGGCATTCTGGGCAAGGCCCAGTGGTGAAATTTCACTTAGCAAGCGTTTTTGGCTTGGTTAGTGAAAGACCAGTATTTAAGACGTGGGCTATCGGCTTAAATCTGTGTCCACCACGTTCCGGCCATTGACCAGAATGCCTGGAAGCCGGCCTAGGACGTCGCCACAACAGCAAGTTTACGCTGAGTCGCACTTTTTCCAGC encodes:
- a CDS encoding aspartate kinase, producing the protein MKVIKFGGSSLASSRQLQKVLSIVEADQQRKYVIVSAPGKRFDGDTKVTDLLIQYARQTIHHQDTQAVMNTIIDRYAEIGHGFDVPEAQLTPIFETIRNLPKQAYADNTYLMAAFKAHGERLNAQLVAAVFQKSGLNARYLDPKDAGMVVTDVPDDAQIIKSSYDQLAKWANSEQILVIPGFFAYNRNGQICTFSRGGSDITGAIIARGVNADRYENFTDVDAIYAVNPSLVEKPAAISEMTFTEMRELSYAGFSVFHDEALIPAIEGNITVNVKNTNHPEAPGTLIQSTREPNPDFPVTGIASSSSFCSLYLRKYLLNKEVGLGRKILTILENHHISYEHMPSGIDDLTIIFDEHQLTPELEKTLVAEISAAINPDEIYFTHDYSILMLVGENMRNRVGIMSRAATALAENNIKLIMVNQGASEISIMFGVHDNDADQAVVALYHEFFKA
- a CDS encoding amino acid ABC transporter substrate-binding protein; protein product: MKKRLFSLGLLLVMLMGVATTLSGCGQNVTQRADTQDTWSTIKKRGYVVVGLDDSFVPMGFREKSGKLVGYDIDLARAVFKLYGIKISFQTIDWSMNATELRNGTIDLIWNGYTKNPQREKVVAFSDTYLKNKQVLVSLKKNHINSFDDMTGKTLGVQSGSSGYESLENNPKLLKDKIAKKTPVQYDTFTNAFLDLNAGRIKGLLIDSVYANYYIKHEANSADYNETQGTFKSEDFAVGMRKGDKTMRKKINAGLKTLKANGTLDKINKKWFGNQKVEN
- a CDS encoding amino acid ABC transporter ATP-binding protein, producing the protein MLELKNITKSFGSRTIIKDLNLTVKDGEILSIVGPSGAGKTTLLRCITGLEKVNAGEFLVDGQPFDPYTNRSNDSVIGVVFQNFELFPNLTVMQNITLAPTMVLKQSTDEATKQAQTLLDRLNLGDHADQYPFQLSGGQKQRVAIARALAMRPNVLCYDEPTSALDPNLRQEVEKLILGLKADGMTQIVVTHDLTFAENIADEMFHVEPNKQQ
- a CDS encoding amino acid ABC transporter permease, whose protein sequence is MHYILEILPSLLSGAVMTLKIFIWTLIGSLPLGLVVGLGMMTNFKPLQWLLHLYVWLMRGTPLLLQLIFVFYGLPLIGIVFPRYYAALFAFILNYGAYFAEIFRGGLQSIDNGQYESARVLRLSYWQTIRKIVVPQVIKIVLPSVGNEVINLIKDSSLVYVIGLGDLLRAGNVATSRDVTLIPLVLVGVIYLALTAVTTFILGRVEKHYSYWK
- the minD gene encoding septum site-determining protein MinD; this encodes MGKAIVITSGKGGVGKTTTTANLGTALALMGKKVCLVDLDIGLRNLDVILGLDNRILYDIVDVVAGRAQLRQALVKDKRFDDLLFLLPAAQNADKDSLNPDQVRAIVDELKPDFDYVLLDCPAGIEQGFMNAIAGADAAIIVSTPEISAIRDADRVVGLLEQYPLAEAPKLVINRIRTRMMQDGETMDIDEITHHLSIDLLGIVFDDDAVIRTSNNGEPIVLDPKNPASQGYRNIARRIEGETVPLMNLETPKAGVWSRIAGIFHRNK
- a CDS encoding septum site-determining protein MinC; the encoded protein is MQQSVVLKASNDGYELILRQAASFDDIMVDLKVLLDRLQADNTSDEQISFDLDTASRLLTADQSQKVTQLIQQYPLFSIHKLTADVILTADALAMIERDTVHLVNQIIRNGQVVEITGDVLFFGKIHEGGVLRATGSIFVMGEIHGALEAGYPDHNDAVIVSPLSTVPRVRVGELLELVDLEKVVEGTNVVYINDIQALDYQPLNQLKRVRPKLFTRNGGRI
- the mreD gene encoding rod shape-determining protein MreD produces the protein MSFSRLRVIFPIGLFVALFLDGSLSNVFAGHLFSYPYASVLHLTLLWLVFAVFLDDHDALPVGIWATFVGLVFDWYYTGVFGVYMVGLPLIVYLCRQIKPWLDLNFLTLLMIYIINLTILEAFTYIWYTMGHVISSSLADFAVYTLGPTIAVNLAIFVILYYPMRRLYLSVI
- the mreC gene encoding rod shape-determining protein MreC codes for the protein MQKFFSNRKLVIAIVIFIISFGLMSVSVAIRDKKSTPPLIQQFGNDVAGAVDRVIAWPVNGLQSATNSVSDLLNTYQENQKLKKQVDQLAQAKVSAQTTRAENKQLRKELKLNDSLSDYTTVTANVLTRTPSSWMNQLVISKGATAGVKKNMPVMSQSGLIGRVVEVNQTNSKVELISNTSSSANKFAIQITNSAGKTVNGIISGYDKSSNLLEMGSVTSNVKIKKGDKVVTSGLGGNTPKGLYVGKVSKVKQDDYGLASEVEITPAADLSDLTVVTVAEQ
- a CDS encoding rod shape-determining protein, with the translated sequence MFGFGTKNIGIDLGTANTIVYVDGKGIVLREPSVVAKNTKTGEIVSVGSEARDMIGRTPASIVAIRPMKDGVIADYDTTVAMMKYFIQKTLGRSNGKPYVMVCVPSGVTEVEKRAVIDATRVAGARDAYVIEEPFAAAIGAGLPVMDPTGSMVVDIGGGTTDVATISLGGIVSSRSIRMAGDKIDDSIIYHVRQKFNLLIGERTAEQLKIDCGSASLEAAEEIEGSTIRGRDLLSGLPKTVEISSVDVSEAIQEVVSEIISAIKETLEETSPEIASDVIDHGIVLTGGGALLKNLSEVIADETKVPVFIANEPLDCVAVGTGESLKSIDVMKKR
- a CDS encoding JAB domain-containing protein translates to MTILEEAYVPVTQAHELVQQYFATYLPAEEVDHAVWMFERSYPLEEATDWLHESSKDPVWNRLIIGLRCGQLLPRPARRLLDQVYGSEQLARTLLEDYAHLEQEQLQLLCLDTKNSVLRREVVFQGTINSCPAQPREIIKLALMTVTARIVIVHNHPSGDVTPSTKDIEFTKRLQLACELMGMPLLDSFIVGVNDYYSFAEQGLINCNTDSQ